In the genome of Longimicrobiaceae bacterium, the window TTCCGCACTTCGCACTCACGCACTCCTCGCCCCCATGCGCCACGCGGTCATCACCGGCACCGGCTCCTTCGTCCCCGAGCGCGTCCTCACCAACGCGGACCTGTCGCGCATGCTGGGGGAGGACGTGGACCCCTTCGTCCGCGGCACGCTGGGGATCGAGGAGCGGCACGTCTGCGCGCCCGGCGAGTCCACCGCCGACCTGGCGGAGCAGGCCGCGCGGCGGGCGCTGGCGGACGCCGGGGTCGGGCCGGAGGACGTGGACCTGCTGATCGTCTCCACCGACACCCCGGAGTACGTCTCGCCCGCCACCTCGTCGGTGCTGCACGGGCGGCTGGGGATGGCGGGGCGCACGGGGACCTTCGACGTGAACAGCGCATGCGCCGGGTTCGCGACGGCGCTCGACGTCGCGTGGAAGTACCTGCGGGCGGACGAGCGCTACCGGCGCGTGCTGGTGGTGGCGGTCTACGCCATGTCCCGCTTCCTGGACTACGGGGACAAGAAGACGGCCACCATCTTCGCGGACGGCGCGGGCGCGGTCGTGCTGGAAGCCTCGGACGAGCCCGGGATCCTGGCCTCGGAGCTCTTCGCGGACGGGACGCTCGCCGACGGCATGGGCGTCTTCGCGGGGGGGACGGCGGAGCCGGTCACGGACGAGGTGCTGCGCGACGGCTACCGCAACCGGCTCCGCTTCGTCCGCAAGTACCCCAAGGAGGTCAACGAGGAGGGGTGGCCGCGGATCGTCCGCTCCGTGCTCGGCCGCATCGGCGAGCGCGTGGAGGACGTGGACCTCTGGCTCTGGACGCAGGTGAACCGCTCCACAATCGAGGTCGTGATGGACCGGCTGGGAGAGCCCATGGACAAGGCGCACACGGTGATGGGGAAGTGGGGGTACACCGGCTCCGCCTGCCTCCCCATGGCGCTGGACGACGCGGCGCGCGCCGGACGCCTCCACCCCGGCGACCTGGTGGTGCTCACCGGGTCGGGGGCGGGGCTTTCGATGGGGTGCGTGGCGCTCCGCTGGGCGCGCAACGGACACCCCGGCGGGACGGACGACGGGAGGGGCCATGTCTGAGACCGCGGTTTCCCTGTTCCGGGAGCGCGTGGAGCGCTACGGCGACCGGACCGCGTTCCGCGTCCTGGCCGCCGGCGGCGCCGCGCGCGACGAGGCGGTCTCCTGGCGGGAGTGGGGCGAGGCCGCCCGCCGCTTCGCGGCGGCGCTGGTCGCGTCCGGACACCGGC includes:
- a CDS encoding ketoacyl-ACP synthase III translates to MRHAVITGTGSFVPERVLTNADLSRMLGEDVDPFVRGTLGIEERHVCAPGESTADLAEQAARRALADAGVGPEDVDLLIVSTDTPEYVSPATSSVLHGRLGMAGRTGTFDVNSACAGFATALDVAWKYLRADERYRRVLVVAVYAMSRFLDYGDKKTATIFADGAGAVVLEASDEPGILASELFADGTLADGMGVFAGGTAEPVTDEVLRDGYRNRLRFVRKYPKEVNEEGWPRIVRSVLGRIGERVEDVDLWLWTQVNRSTIEVVMDRLGEPMDKAHTVMGKWGYTGSACLPMALDDAARAGRLHPGDLVVLTGSGAGLSMGCVALRWARNGHPGGTDDGRGHV